From Corvus moneduloides isolate bCorMon1 chromosome 2, bCorMon1.pri, whole genome shotgun sequence, one genomic window encodes:
- the LOC116436711 gene encoding LOW QUALITY PROTEIN: maestro heat-like repeat-containing protein family member 7 (The sequence of the model RefSeq protein was modified relative to this genomic sequence to represent the inferred CDS: substituted 1 base at 1 genomic stop codon) — MEQRPLTVPKQALGEEEGPGAAPAQQPAELEQFQQPQEGEWQSWAPGLVPAASKAPSHPIPSHPIPSHPIPSHPIPSPGNMPMDRREEGPGQTPPQRPCPMPRPRPGLCSPASPAAHQLWPRSLFARCSRGPDTRAGPRPWPLPQNSAGTCSHPHPGWACCRCSAEHRAGSTPWNIPPFFALLLQMICKFIRRIRAEESSATGTGVRAYPHIFKTKTSAALLDMLVEEGVSSPKQVPAVVRYIHQWLLSNEYPEYRLSRTLLDLTEAYPTDVVMTILRVAPSCDRAATAMWKTLMCSVRTSKTVMPLLLDVLESWPEHSTRTSDGDDTDVFALAATLVMWKILQVPCVPHVVTVYLPRLFVHLLFQVFFSTVEMPEKVENLWRACQEQHGLATDPNRFAVQTLKDLLCRLYYEDVVVAVEHKRGWDMLLSADTHHHAVGLLAREMSRASKLVRFRIVCHLFRLLSGEEPRQDLPALAFLVEVLSDPPFQRWLDWSRCGDSVLEIMSKNLRSECRERRRLALRGLVVLSKHPSMTKGMWSLTESLVELLQEDDSNVVGMTVVILSYLFLYSGAPIPSPIALQLAEALLPLFDNDDSQVRLRSMFVFQEMMGLLAEEGKKALKSHVRQSLLPLSFHCHDEDWHVANASRETLRCAASFLKRRDLERMLDVDQTWRFGEGLLAEDRSRAAEHSRRALPYLRSPQESLRQAAIRFIGIAGRHLRGQQEELQLVCEALEDASRDISPAVSSLARQTAYVLRALERAPRSIFQVLRDGLRRACRTRPRLSGRGXLQCCSSAAT; from the exons ATGGAGCAGAGGCCCCTGACCGTGCCCAAGCAGGCCTTGGGGGAGGAAgaaggccctggagctgccccagcacagcagcctgcagagctggagcagttcCAGCAGCCGCAGGAGGGtgagtggcagagctgggccccagggctggtgcctgcagccagcaaggccccatcccaccccatcccatcccatcccatcccatcccatcccatcccatcccatcccatcccatcccctgggAATATGCCCATGgacaggagggaagaggggcCAGGGCAGACCCCCCCGCAGCGGCCGTGCCCCATGCCCCGGCCCAGGCCTGGGCTGTGTTCTCCGGCCTCTCCCGCAGCCCATCAGCTCTGGCCGCGCTCGCTCTTTGCCAGATGCAGCCGTGGACCGGACACAAGAGCAGGGCCCCGCCCGTGGCCGCTTCCGCAGAACAGCGCAGGTACCTGCAGCCATCCCCACCCGGGCTGGGCCTGCTGTCGCTGCTCAGCCGAGCACCGCGCTGGCAGCACCCCATGGAACATCCCTCCCTTCTTTGCCCTTCTCCTGCAGATGATTTGCAAATTCATCAGGAGAATTCGGGCGGAAGAGAGCAGCGCCACGGGCACTGGGGTCAGAGCATACCCTCACATCTTCAAAACCAAGACCAGTGCCGCCCTGCTGGATATGCTTGTGGAGGAGGGCGTTTCCAGCCCAAAGCAA GTGCCCGCCGTGGTGAGGTACATCCACCAGTGGCTCCTGTCCAATGAGTATCCTGAGTACAGACTGTCCAGGACCCTTCTGGATCTGACTGAGGCCTACCCCACTGATGTGGTGATGACTATCCTGCGTGTGGCCCCATCATGTGACAG agctgccacGGCCATGTGGAAGACGCTCATGTGCTCAGTCAGGACTTCAAAGACAGTCATGCCGCTACTCCTCGAtgtgctggagagctggccaGAGCACAGCACGCGCACCTCCGACGGGGACGACACAGACGTCTTTGCCCTGGCT GCAACTCTGGTGATGTGGAAGATCCTCCAGGTGCCCTGTGTGCCACACGTAGTGACAGTCTATTTGCCCCGCCTCTTTGTGCATCTGCTCTTCCAAGTGTTCTTCAGCACAGTGGAGATGCCAGAGAAGGTCGAGAACTTGTGGAGAGCATGCCAGGAGCAACATGGCCTTGCCACCGACCCCAACAG GTTTGCAGTGCAGACCCTGAAGGACCTGCTCTGCCGACTCTACTATGAGGACGTGGTGGTGGCCGTGGAACACAAGCGTGGCTGGGACATGCTGCTGAGTGCTGACACCCACCACCACGCAGTGGGTCTGCTGGCCAG ggagatgTCCCGGGCCTCCAAACTCGTGCGTTTCCGGATCGTTTGCCACCTGTTCAGGCTGCTCAGTGGGGAGGAGCCACGCCAGGATCTGCCTGCCCTGGCGTTCCTTGTGGAG GTCCTCTCAGATCCCCCTTTCCAGCGTTGGCTGGACTGGAGTAGATGCGGTGACAGCGTCCTGGAGATCATGTCCAAGAACCTGCGGAGCGAGTGCAGGGAGAGGCGTCGCCTGGCGCTCAGAGGCCTTGTGGTGCTCAGCAAGCATCCCTCGATG ACCAAAGGAATGTGGAGCCTGACCGAAAGCCTCGtggagctcctgcaggaagaTGACAGCAACGTGGTTGGGATGACCGTCGTCATCCTCAGCTACTTGTTCCTGTACAGTGGTGCCCCGATACCCAGCCCCATCGCCCTGCAGCTGGCTGAGGCCCTCCTGCCACTCTTTGACAAC GATGATAGCCAGGTGCGGCTGCGCTCCATGTTCGTCTTCCAAGAGATGATGGGTTTATTAGcggaagagggaaaaaaggccCTGAAGTCACACGTGCGCCAGAGCCTGCTCCCACTCTCCTTCCACTGCCATGATGAGGACTGGCACGTGGCCAAT gcctcCCGTGAAACGCTGCGTTGTGCGGCCAGCTTCCTGAAAAGGAGAGATCTCGAACGCATGCTGGACGTGGATCAGACATGGAGGTTCGGCGAGGGCCTG ctggcagaggacaggagccGAGCGGCCGAGCACTCGCGGCGGGCCCTGCCGTACCTGCGGAGCCCACAGGAGTCCCTGCGACAGGCGGCCATCAGGTTCATTG GCATCGCCGGGCGGCACCTGAGGGGCCAGCAGGAAGAGCTCCAGCTCGTCTGCGAGG CCCTTGAAGACGCGTCCCGTGACATCAGCCCTGCCGTTTCCAGCCTGGCGCGTCAAACAGCCTACGTCCTGCGGGCCCTGGAGAGAGCTCCGCGCTCCATCTTCCAGGTGCTGCGAGATGGACTCCGCAGGGCATGCAGGACACGGCCTCGTCTGTCGGGCCGTGGctagctgcagtgctgcagctctgcagcgaCCTGA